A single Acidobacteriota bacterium DNA region contains:
- a CDS encoding PQQ-binding-like beta-propeller repeat protein yields MRQHKRTLVGAFLVTGLAALPAVAQQGATGGEWRSYAADAWGTKYSPLDRIDGDNFGDLELAWRWRTADSHLPVENEHGVSLVAAETVFEHLEAENPDLWVTRPGIARLSATPLMVDGVLYLATPLYQAAAIDAHTGETLWIHNPRVYESGSPPLPSPWNHRGVAYWEDGEEARIIWGTGDGYLTAVDARTGLLAADFGDNGRVSLEEGIPRARDNPSRLPPPSRSPPLVVGDTIIVGSSVHDYLLRRENAPGFARAYDARTGRHKWDFHTVPQSADEFGSDTWLHEAWRYSGNTNVWGNIAADPELGYVYLPTSTPTSDYYGGHRVGDNLFAESLICVDLETGQRVWHFQMVHHGVWDYDNPTGPNLLDVTVDGRRVKALAQVTKQGFVYAFDRVTGEPIWPIEERPVATDTDLAGEVLAPTQPFPTRPAPFEYQGASIDDLIDFTPEVRQMALEAVEGFRLGPLYTPLSLNGTIFRPSAGGGASWGGGAVDPETGVIYIPSRNAQSVMRFREPGPGEDSTLRYVLSRGGAPFLEGGNPRRTPVMPQGLPLWKPPYSRMTAIDMNTGEHRWMTPLGDGDRVRNHPLLRDLDLPPLGGDSGRNGPLVTKTLLVQSLTAGGTGDGPQLVAYDKATGEALAAVDLPGGAIGTPMTYMLDGRQYIALTVGGEAPSLVAFRLPR; encoded by the coding sequence ATGAGACAGCACAAGAGGACTCTGGTCGGAGCATTCCTGGTAACGGGGCTCGCGGCCCTCCCCGCCGTCGCCCAGCAGGGGGCCACCGGCGGCGAGTGGCGTTCCTATGCGGCGGACGCCTGGGGCACGAAGTACTCGCCGCTGGACCGGATCGACGGAGACAACTTCGGCGACCTGGAGCTGGCGTGGCGCTGGCGCACCGCGGACTCGCATCTGCCCGTCGAGAACGAGCACGGCGTCTCCCTCGTTGCCGCCGAGACCGTGTTCGAGCACCTGGAGGCCGAGAATCCCGACCTCTGGGTGACACGCCCGGGCATTGCCCGCCTGTCGGCGACGCCGCTGATGGTCGACGGCGTGCTGTACCTGGCCACGCCGCTGTACCAGGCGGCCGCGATCGATGCCCACACCGGGGAGACGCTCTGGATCCACAATCCACGCGTCTACGAATCCGGCAGTCCGCCGCTGCCGTCTCCCTGGAACCACCGCGGGGTGGCCTACTGGGAGGACGGCGAAGAGGCGCGGATAATCTGGGGGACGGGCGACGGCTACCTGACCGCGGTGGATGCTCGCACCGGGCTGCTCGCCGCGGACTTCGGCGACAACGGGCGGGTGAGCCTGGAGGAAGGGATCCCGCGGGCGCGCGACAACCCCAGCCGGCTGCCGCCTCCTTCCCGCTCGCCGCCGCTCGTGGTCGGCGACACGATCATCGTCGGCTCGTCGGTGCACGACTACCTGCTCCGGAGGGAGAACGCGCCGGGCTTCGCCCGCGCCTACGACGCGCGGACGGGCCGGCACAAGTGGGACTTCCACACCGTGCCGCAGAGCGCCGACGAGTTCGGATCCGACACGTGGCTGCACGAGGCCTGGCGCTACTCGGGCAACACCAACGTCTGGGGCAACATCGCGGCGGACCCCGAGCTCGGCTACGTCTACCTGCCGACCAGCACGCCCACGTCGGACTACTACGGCGGGCACCGGGTCGGCGACAACCTGTTCGCCGAGAGCCTCATCTGCGTCGACCTGGAGACCGGCCAGCGCGTCTGGCACTTCCAGATGGTGCACCACGGGGTCTGGGACTACGACAACCCGACCGGCCCCAACCTGCTGGACGTCACCGTCGACGGCCGCCGGGTGAAGGCGCTGGCGCAGGTGACCAAGCAGGGGTTCGTTTATGCGTTCGACCGGGTGACGGGCGAGCCGATCTGGCCGATAGAGGAGCGGCCGGTGGCGACCGACACCGACCTGGCGGGGGAGGTGCTGGCGCCGACGCAGCCGTTCCCGACCCGGCCGGCTCCCTTCGAGTACCAGGGAGCGTCGATCGATGACCTGATCGATTTCACGCCGGAGGTCCGGCAGATGGCGCTGGAGGCGGTGGAGGGATTCCGGCTGGGCCCCCTGTATACGCCGCTCTCCCTCAACGGCACCATCTTCCGCCCGAGCGCGGGCGGCGGCGCGAGCTGGGGTGGAGGCGCCGTGGATCCCGAGACCGGCGTCATCTACATCCCGTCGCGCAACGCGCAATCCGTCATGCGGTTCCGCGAGCCGGGACCCGGCGAGGACTCGACCCTGCGCTACGTGCTCAGCCGCGGCGGCGCGCCGTTCCTGGAGGGCGGCAACCCGCGGCGTACGCCCGTCATGCCGCAGGGGCTGCCGCTCTGGAAGCCGCCGTACTCGCGGATGACGGCCATTGACATGAACACGGGCGAACATCGCTGGATGACGCCGCTCGGCGACGGCGACCGCGTCCGCAACCACCCGTTGCTGCGCGATCTCGACCTGCCGCCGCTGGGCGGGGACAGCGGTCGCAACGGGCCGCTGGTGACGAAGACGCTGCTGGTGCAGTCCCTGACGGCCGGCGGCACCGGCGACGGGCCGCAGCTCGTCGCCTACGACAAGGCCACCGGTGAGGCGCTGGCGGCGGTCGACCTGCCGGGCGGCGCTATCGGGACGCCGATGACCTACATGCTGGATGGCCGGCAGTACATCGCCCTCACCGTCGGCGGCGAGGCCCCGTCGCTGGTCGCGTTCAGGCTGCCGCGGTGA
- a CDS encoding carboxymuconolactone decarboxylase family protein, which produces MKRSRLVQVAALVAVVVTCGLPSAGAAPAAAQQVDVPALPAPDLYAGSPYLRELRNTLVYGEVWERPYLSKRDRSLITIAVLQALAREELAIHIPRGLDNGLTPEEISEIILHVTFYAGWPTGVQASLTAAEAFEARGVTLGDLPRAPDLEEAVTTPGGLSDAYAAVPRLGALRNSLLYGDIWERPTLSKRDRSLVTVAVNQALYVTNELRLHIDRALDQNGVTPQELSEVVLHVTFYAGWPAAVNAGRLLTAAFRARDVAFADLK; this is translated from the coding sequence ATGAAGAGATCACGGCTGGTTCAGGTCGCAGCGTTGGTCGCGGTCGTGGTGACCTGCGGATTGCCGTCCGCCGGCGCGGCGCCCGCGGCGGCGCAACAGGTCGACGTGCCCGCGCTGCCGGCGCCCGACCTGTACGCCGGTTCGCCCTATCTGCGTGAGCTGCGAAACACCCTGGTCTACGGCGAGGTCTGGGAGCGTCCCTACCTGTCGAAGCGGGATCGCAGCCTGATCACGATCGCCGTTCTGCAGGCCCTGGCCCGCGAGGAGCTGGCAATCCACATCCCGCGCGGCCTCGACAACGGGCTGACGCCGGAGGAGATCTCAGAGATCATCCTGCACGTCACCTTCTACGCCGGTTGGCCGACCGGGGTGCAGGCGTCCCTGACGGCGGCCGAGGCGTTCGAGGCACGGGGAGTGACCCTGGGCGACCTGCCGCGCGCCCCCGATCTCGAGGAAGCGGTGACGACGCCGGGCGGTCTGAGTGACGCGTACGCGGCCGTGCCGCGGCTCGGAGCGTTGCGGAACAGCCTGCTGTACGGCGACATCTGGGAGCGGCCGACGCTGTCGAAGCGCGACCGCAGCCTCGTCACGGTGGCGGTGAACCAGGCGCTCTACGTCACCAACGAGCTGCGGCTGCACATCGATCGCGCCCTGGACCAGAACGGCGTGACCCCGCAGGAGCTGTCCGAGGTGGTGCTGCATGTCACGTTCTACGCCGGCTGGCCGGCCGCGGTGAACGCCGGCCGTCTGCTGACCGCGGCGTTCCGGGCTCGCGACGTGGCGTTCGCCGACCTCAAGTAG
- a CDS encoding DUF5117 domain-containing protein has protein sequence MIRARFTLRAAAAIAISTALGWPAAAGAREGGLPAIESHTAGFERLDGFFPLYWDDDAGTLWLEIGRLGVEVLYVNALAAGVGSNDIGLDRGQLGGTRIVRFERVGRKILMVQPNYAYRADTSNPDERRAVEDAFATSILFGFTAAARTDDRFLVDATPFLLRDVHGVADRLPGAYRLDGRRSAVHLARTMAFPENTEMEATLTFARESRGDGPGFGRGSIDAVTPSAEAVTVRQRQSFIALPDDGYTPRPYDPRAGYGAVSYVDYAAPLGDPMTRRYLRRHRLEKRDPGAETSEAVEPIVYYLDRGTPEPIRSALLDGARWWSQAFEAAGYRDAFRVELMPEGADPLDVRYNVIQWVHRSTRGWSYGSSVTDPRTGEIIKGHVTLGSLRVRQDYLIAEGLLSPYLRGDEEVPELADLALARIRQLSAHEVGHTLGLGHNYYASSQGRISVMDYPHPLVTLGPDAQIDLSDAYDVGIGEWDEVAIAYGYQDYPDGTDTASALQRLLDEAWDEDLRYLTNQDAAAHPRVHLWANGTDPARELERMLQVRRVALDRFGESAIPAGRPLATLEEALVPLYLHHRYQVDAAASALGGVDYVYALRGDGRVPVSPVPGDRQRAALAALLRTLDPAELALPESVLQRIPPRPPGHGPHRELFPRRTGPVFDALTPAIVAADLTVSRMLVPSRAARLVEQAMLDDTLPDLEEVLEAMVEGVFDTPAESAYARAVRRAVQRVVVERLMGLAEGAPMAEVRAHAAETLERIHTLHTRRSATDTHNRLLRREIERFLERPGGPVPNPAAPMPVAPPGSPIGSPALEWLRGSTQVCAWEWRPGF, from the coding sequence ATGATCAGGGCCAGGTTCACGTTGCGGGCGGCAGCGGCAATCGCAATTTCGACCGCGCTCGGTTGGCCGGCCGCGGCCGGCGCACGGGAGGGCGGCCTGCCGGCCATCGAGTCGCATACGGCCGGGTTCGAGCGGCTGGACGGCTTCTTTCCGCTCTACTGGGACGACGACGCCGGGACGCTCTGGCTGGAGATCGGCCGTCTCGGCGTCGAGGTGTTGTACGTCAATGCGCTCGCCGCCGGGGTGGGATCGAACGATATCGGTCTGGACCGCGGGCAGCTCGGCGGCACGCGCATCGTGCGGTTCGAGCGGGTCGGCCGCAAGATCCTGATGGTTCAGCCGAACTACGCCTACCGCGCAGACACTTCGAACCCGGACGAACGGCGGGCGGTGGAGGACGCCTTCGCCACCTCGATTCTGTTCGGGTTCACGGCCGCCGCGCGCACCGACGATCGCTTCCTCGTCGACGCCACGCCGTTCCTGCTGCGCGACGTCCACGGCGTCGCGGATCGCCTGCCCGGCGCGTACCGGCTCGACGGCCGGCGCAGCGCCGTCCACCTCGCCCGGACGATGGCGTTTCCCGAGAACACCGAGATGGAGGCCACGCTCACGTTTGCGCGCGAGAGCCGCGGGGACGGACCCGGCTTCGGCCGCGGCTCCATCGACGCGGTGACTCCCAGCGCCGAAGCGGTGACGGTGCGGCAGCGGCAGTCCTTCATCGCGCTGCCCGATGATGGCTATACGCCGCGGCCCTACGATCCGCGCGCCGGGTACGGCGCGGTTTCCTACGTCGACTACGCGGCCCCGCTCGGCGATCCGATGACCCGCCGCTATCTGCGCCGGCATCGCCTGGAGAAGCGCGACCCGGGCGCGGAGACCAGCGAGGCGGTCGAGCCCATCGTCTATTACCTGGATCGGGGCACGCCGGAGCCGATCCGCTCGGCGCTGCTGGATGGCGCGCGCTGGTGGAGCCAGGCGTTCGAGGCGGCCGGGTACCGGGACGCCTTCCGCGTGGAGCTGATGCCGGAGGGAGCCGATCCGCTCGACGTGCGCTACAACGTCATCCAGTGGGTGCACCGCTCCACGCGGGGCTGGAGCTACGGCAGCTCGGTGACCGATCCGCGCACGGGCGAGATCATCAAGGGACACGTCACGCTCGGTTCCCTGCGCGTCCGGCAGGACTACCTCATCGCCGAGGGACTGCTCTCGCCCTATCTGCGCGGTGACGAAGAAGTGCCCGAGCTGGCGGATCTGGCGCTGGCGCGGATCCGCCAGTTGTCCGCGCACGAGGTAGGGCACACCCTGGGGCTCGGCCACAACTACTACGCGAGCAGTCAGGGACGGATCTCGGTCATGGACTACCCGCACCCGCTCGTGACGCTGGGCCCGGACGCGCAGATCGACCTGTCGGACGCCTACGACGTCGGCATCGGGGAATGGGACGAAGTGGCCATCGCCTATGGCTACCAGGACTATCCGGACGGGACCGACACGGCGTCCGCGCTGCAGCGGTTGCTCGACGAGGCGTGGGACGAGGACCTGCGCTACCTGACGAACCAGGATGCCGCCGCACACCCGCGGGTCCACCTGTGGGCCAACGGCACCGACCCCGCCCGCGAGCTGGAGCGGATGCTGCAAGTGCGCCGCGTCGCCCTCGACCGCTTCGGCGAGAGCGCGATTCCCGCCGGGCGCCCGCTGGCGACGCTGGAGGAAGCGCTGGTGCCGCTCTACCTGCACCACCGCTACCAGGTCGATGCCGCGGCGTCCGCGCTCGGCGGGGTGGACTACGTCTATGCGCTGCGGGGCGACGGCCGCGTGCCGGTGAGCCCCGTCCCGGGCGATCGCCAGCGGGCGGCGCTGGCGGCGCTCCTGCGCACGCTCGACCCGGCGGAGCTGGCGCTGCCGGAAAGCGTGCTGCAACGGATTCCTCCACGGCCGCCGGGCCACGGCCCGCATCGGGAGCTGTTCCCGCGCCGGACCGGTCCGGTGTTCGATGCGCTGACGCCGGCCATCGTCGCGGCGGATCTGACCGTCTCGCGGATGCTCGTCCCGTCCCGGGCTGCCCGCCTGGTCGAGCAGGCCATGCTCGACGACACCCTGCCGGACCTGGAGGAGGTACTGGAAGCGATGGTGGAGGGTGTCTTCGACACGCCGGCCGAATCCGCGTACGCGCGCGCGGTCCGGCGGGCGGTGCAGCGGGTTGTCGTCGAACGGTTGATGGGACTCGCCGAGGGCGCTCCCATGGCGGAGGTGCGCGCCCACGCGGCGGAGACACTGGAGCGCATCCACACTCTCCACACCCGACGATCGGCGACCGATACCCACAATCGATTGCTGCGGCGCGAGATTGAACGCTTCCTCGAGCGACCGGGTGGTCCCGTTCCGAATCCGGCCGCGCCCATGCCTGTTGCGCCTCCGGGCAGCCCGATCGGTTCACCAGCGCTGGAGTGGCTGCGCGGGTCGACCCAGGTTTGCGCCTGGGAATGGCGGCCGGGTTTCTGA
- a CDS encoding PQQ-binding-like beta-propeller repeat protein — protein MTFGSPGLHEEVVRKERHATDSRNLPGILGRHPRTLLVPLLHHHAGELPVQLVDVLGRLRQHGSQRGLLRAARRGRLRQGERDERCRPHTGHGESHRSLPFPRWAPRRRRGNRPPAARDRQEVKHSPVAGGSRARIVCYRAQRRSPDMHHSIPVGRRASLLAATLLLATAGPVAGQSPADAEFVPVTDAMLQSPADGDWLMWRRTLDGWGYSPLDQIDRDNVGDLRMVWTRALGPGAQQGTPIAYGGTLYMPNPNDVIQAIDAVTGDLQWEYHRDIPDDVNDYLGGLISVNRNIAIWDDMIIDTANDDYAFALNATTGELVWETQLFDYTQNPARHSAGPIVADGKVISGRSCRPRRGPEACVIMAHDARTGEEIWRRRLIPAPGEPGDESWGGVPYEERAHVGSWMVPSFDPELNLVYVGTSVTSPAPKFMLGGVDNKHLYHNSTLALDADTGEIVWYYQHLNDSWDLDHPFERLLVDTAVAPDASEVTWINPRIQPGEVRRVVTGVPGKTGVVYTLDRETGEFLWARNTVTQNVISDIDGATGAVTENAELVFSAEGQEVLACPTWNGGKDWEAGAYSPLTNTMYMPLRNACARMLATTAPGTSHYALAVRNQIAPGTDQVGTVHAISAETGETVWLHEQRAATMSLVATGGGLVFGGDNNGRFKAWDQETGEVLWEINLGSAVTSFPISYAVDGKQYIAVGTGTASTASLFGRLTPEIRPSAGNNLFVFALP, from the coding sequence ATGACGTTCGGATCCCCGGGGCTGCACGAGGAGGTAGTCCGAAAGGAGCGTCACGCGACCGATTCGCGGAATCTGCCTGGCATACTGGGGCGGCACCCGCGAACGCTGCTCGTACCGCTCCTCCATCACCACGCCGGCGAGCTCCCGGTGCAGCTCGTCGACGTATTGGGTCGCCTGCGTCAGCACGGCAGCCAGCGAGGGCTCCTGCGTGCCGCCCGCCGCGGGCGTCTGCGTCAGGGCGAGCGCGACGAGCGATGCCGACCGCATACGGGTCACGGAGAATCTCATCGTTCTCTCCCGTTTCCCCGATGGGCGCCCCGCCGGCGGCGCGGGAATCGCCCACCGGCCGCGCGTGACCGGCAGGAGGTCAAGCATAGCCCGGTCGCCGGCGGATCGCGTGCGCGGATCGTGTGTTACCGTGCGCAGCGAAGGAGTCCCGACATGCACCATTCGATTCCAGTCGGCCGCCGCGCTTCCCTGCTAGCCGCAACGCTCCTGTTGGCGACCGCCGGTCCCGTGGCGGGTCAGAGCCCGGCGGACGCCGAATTCGTCCCCGTCACCGACGCCATGCTGCAGAGCCCCGCGGACGGCGACTGGTTGATGTGGCGCCGCACGCTGGACGGCTGGGGCTACAGCCCGCTCGATCAGATCGATCGCGACAACGTCGGCGACCTGCGCATGGTGTGGACGCGGGCGCTGGGGCCCGGCGCACAGCAGGGCACGCCGATCGCCTACGGCGGCACGCTGTACATGCCGAACCCGAACGACGTCATCCAGGCGATCGACGCGGTGACCGGCGACCTGCAGTGGGAGTACCACCGCGATATCCCCGACGACGTCAACGACTATCTGGGCGGACTGATCAGCGTCAACCGCAACATCGCGATCTGGGACGACATGATCATCGACACCGCCAACGACGATTACGCCTTCGCGCTGAACGCCACGACCGGCGAGCTGGTCTGGGAGACGCAACTCTTCGACTACACGCAGAATCCCGCCCGGCACTCGGCCGGCCCCATCGTCGCCGACGGCAAGGTGATCTCCGGGCGGAGCTGCCGCCCCCGGCGCGGTCCCGAGGCCTGCGTCATCATGGCCCACGACGCCCGGACCGGCGAGGAGATTTGGCGGCGCCGACTCATCCCGGCCCCCGGCGAGCCGGGCGACGAGTCGTGGGGCGGCGTGCCCTACGAGGAGCGAGCCCACGTCGGCTCGTGGATGGTGCCGAGCTTCGATCCCGAGCTGAACCTGGTCTACGTCGGGACGTCGGTCACCTCGCCGGCGCCCAAGTTCATGCTGGGCGGGGTCGACAACAAGCACCTCTACCACAACTCCACCCTGGCGCTGGACGCCGACACCGGCGAGATCGTGTGGTACTACCAGCACCTGAACGACAGTTGGGACCTCGACCATCCGTTCGAGCGGCTGCTGGTCGATACCGCCGTCGCGCCGGATGCGAGCGAGGTGACCTGGATCAACCCGCGCATCCAGCCCGGCGAGGTCCGCCGCGTCGTGACCGGGGTTCCCGGCAAGACCGGCGTGGTCTACACGCTCGACCGGGAGACCGGCGAGTTCCTCTGGGCCAGGAACACCGTCACGCAGAACGTCATCAGCGACATCGACGGGGCCACCGGCGCGGTCACCGAGAACGCCGAGCTCGTCTTCAGTGCGGAGGGCCAGGAGGTCCTCGCCTGCCCCACCTGGAACGGCGGCAAGGACTGGGAGGCCGGCGCCTACAGCCCCCTGACCAACACCATGTACATGCCGCTGCGCAACGCCTGTGCGCGCATGCTGGCGACCACCGCGCCGGGAACCTCGCACTACGCCCTCGCCGTCCGCAACCAGATCGCGCCCGGCACCGACCAGGTCGGTACGGTCCACGCCATCTCCGCCGAGACGGGCGAGACGGTGTGGCTGCACGAGCAGCGCGCGGCCACGATGTCGCTGGTAGCCACCGGCGGCGGGCTGGTCTTCGGGGGCGACAACAACGGCCGGTTCAAGGCGTGGGATCAGGAGACCGGCGAGGTCCTCTGGGAGATCAACCTCGGCTCGGCGGTGACGAGCTTCCCGATCAGCTACGCGGTGGACGGCAAGCAGTACATCGCGGTCGGTACCGGGACCGCCAGCACCGCTTCTCTGTTCGGCCGGCTGACGCCGGAGATCCGGCCCAGCGCCGGCAACAACCTGTTCGTCTTCGCGCTCCCTTGA
- a CDS encoding DUF4102 domain-containing protein: protein MGSGDRRGPLGDQPRLGGDELPDQLRGGRQAVHRGRYRDRQHRFSVRPADAGDPAQRRQQPVRLRAPLTRRGRHPNKALSAAFVRSAPPGRHADGNGLYLFVQPTGTRSWIQRFVVRGRRRELRLGAAALVPLAKAREQALAKRMLARSGGEPLSEKRRVQGVPTFAEAARRVLEQKRDGWRGRWHVHNWRRSMERYVFPPRRRPARLRSQHDRRAGDPHADLARQGVHGDSAQVGRRASASHIG from the coding sequence GTGGGATCAGGAGACCGGCGAGGTCCTCTGGGAGATCAACCTCGGCTCGGCGGTGACGAGCTTCCCGATCAGCTACGCGGTGGACGGCAAGCAGTACATCGCGGTCGGTACCGGGACCGCCAGCACCGCTTCTCTGTTCGGCCGGCTGACGCCGGAGATCCGGCCCAGCGCCGGCAACAACCTGTTCGTCTTCGCGCTCCCTTGACGCGCCGGGGACGCCATCCCAACAAGGCGCTCTCGGCCGCCTTCGTCCGTTCCGCCCCGCCCGGCAGGCACGCGGACGGCAATGGTCTGTACCTGTTCGTCCAACCGACCGGGACCCGAAGCTGGATCCAGCGGTTCGTCGTCCGCGGACGGCGCCGCGAACTCCGACTCGGCGCCGCCGCGCTCGTCCCGCTCGCCAAGGCCCGCGAGCAGGCCCTCGCCAAACGCATGCTGGCCCGGTCGGGCGGCGAGCCTCTCTCGGAGAAACGCCGCGTCCAGGGCGTTCCCACCTTCGCCGAAGCCGCCCGGCGTGTCCTCGAACAGAAGCGCGACGGCTGGCGCGGCCGGTGGCACGTTCACAACTGGAGGCGGAGCATGGAACGGTACGTCTTCCCCCCGCGTCGGCGACCGGCCCGTCTCCGAAGTCAACACGACCGACGTGCTGGAGATCCTCACGCCGATCTGGCACGTCAAGGCGTTCACGGCGACAGCGCGCAGGTCGGTCGTCGTGCAAGTGCCAGTCATATCGGCTAG
- a CDS encoding PadR family transcriptional regulator, with amino-acid sequence MTEPPNNRVELLYGTLDLLILRTLLYGPSHGHAIAKHIQRVSENALQIETGSLYPALHKLEGRGWIAAEWKKSDKGKRARYYHLTAAGRKHLTVQQSRWEALSVAMARVLRPAE; translated from the coding sequence ATGACAGAGCCCCCGAACAACCGGGTCGAGCTGCTCTACGGCACCCTCGACCTGCTGATCCTGCGCACCCTCCTCTACGGGCCCTCGCACGGCCACGCCATCGCCAAGCACATCCAGCGCGTCTCGGAGAACGCGCTGCAGATCGAGACGGGCTCGTTGTACCCCGCCCTGCACAAGCTGGAGGGGCGCGGCTGGATCGCGGCCGAGTGGAAGAAGTCGGACAAGGGCAAGCGCGCCCGCTACTACCACCTCACCGCGGCCGGCCGCAAGCACCTCACGGTGCAGCAGTCGCGCTGGGAGGCGCTGTCGGTGGCCATGGCCCGGGTGCTGCGGCCCGCCGAATAG